The following proteins are encoded in a genomic region of Helicobacter macacae MIT 99-5501:
- the rpsO gene encoding 30S ribosomal protein S15, whose product MALDTAKKSEIIGKFARDSKDTGSSEVQVALLSERISSLTQHLKENPKDHSSRLGLLKLVGKRKHLLRYLKNTKYETYAKLIETLKIKDR is encoded by the coding sequence ATGGCTTTGGATACGGCGAAAAAGAGCGAGATTATCGGCAAGTTTGCACGAGATAGTAAGGATACAGGTTCTTCAGAAGTGCAAGTGGCTTTGCTAAGTGAGCGCATTTCATCACTCACGCAGCACCTAAAGGAAAACCCAAAAGACCACTCTAGTCGATTGGGGCTGCTAAAGCTCGTAGGCAAACGCAAACACTTGCTACGATACCTAAAAAACACCAAATACGAAACCTACGCCAAACTTATCGAAACACTAAAAATCAAAGATAGGTAA
- the ccoG gene encoding cytochrome c oxidase accessory protein CcoG, translating into MQTKSHSHSTSSSSLPKRKKRYIGYALITALALILPFITINGHQLFLLSFVHKELHLLGVVFSVQELYLMPFLLIMLFVGIFFMTTLGGRVWCGWCCPQTIFRVIYRDLIETKILGLRKRISDKQKKLDFSLFSNKLKKALGVVIFACLSLVVAADFLFLFMPPSEFFGYIADAQNHTIAVGSWLAIAAFLTLDVTVMAEAFCIYACPYARVQSVMYDDDTLMAIYDSSRGGAVYAPNGTKNELAPKKQNPANECTNCVACVKVCPTHIDIRKGMQLECINCLECVDACSEVMAHYNRPSLVQWSSPNAIATRSKVRFFRLKTIGYIAVLCVIFAILIAMSGKKEPMLLNVDRNTQAYEIRKSGAVDNYYTFLFQNTDIEPHDFYFEVVGNDDIRILEPSEPVRVEPNGKVKKAVALRVQNPLDSALESKDLREKLIIRAYAVDNDEISVERESFFVYPSKKRLEAKARR; encoded by the coding sequence ATGCAGACTAAATCTCACAGCCACTCTACTAGCTCTAGTTCCCTGCCAAAGCGCAAAAAACGCTATATCGGCTACGCGCTTATCACGGCACTAGCGTTGATTTTGCCATTTATCACTATAAATGGGCATCAGCTTTTTTTGCTCTCATTTGTGCACAAAGAGTTGCACCTCTTAGGTGTGGTATTTAGCGTGCAGGAGCTTTATCTTATGCCGTTTTTGCTGATAATGCTTTTTGTGGGGATATTTTTTATGACGACTTTGGGGGGGCGCGTATGGTGCGGGTGGTGCTGTCCGCAGACGATTTTCCGCGTGATATATCGAGACTTGATAGAGACAAAGATTTTGGGACTTCGCAAGCGTATCAGTGATAAGCAAAAAAAGCTTGATTTTAGTTTGTTTTCAAATAAGCTAAAAAAAGCATTGGGCGTGGTTATATTTGCGTGCTTATCGCTTGTGGTGGCAGCGGACTTTTTGTTTTTGTTTATGCCACCAAGTGAGTTTTTTGGCTACATAGCCGATGCGCAAAACCACACTATCGCGGTTGGCTCTTGGCTAGCGATAGCGGCTTTTTTGACTCTAGATGTTACGGTTATGGCGGAGGCTTTTTGTATCTATGCCTGTCCTTATGCGCGCGTGCAGTCGGTAATGTATGATGATGATACGCTTATGGCGATTTATGATTCTAGTCGTGGTGGAGCGGTGTATGCGCCAAATGGCACAAAAAACGAGCTAGCACCCAAAAAGCAAAATCCAGCAAATGAGTGCACAAACTGCGTAGCCTGCGTAAAAGTATGCCCCACACACATAGACATACGCAAAGGAATGCAGCTAGAGTGCATAAACTGCCTAGAATGTGTCGATGCGTGCAGTGAAGTAATGGCTCACTACAATCGCCCAAGCCTCGTGCAATGGAGCTCTCCAAACGCAATCGCTACGCGTAGCAAGGTGCGCTTTTTTAGGCTTAAGACTATCGGCTACATCGCCGTGCTGTGCGTGATATTTGCCATACTTATCGCTATGAGTGGCAAAAAAGAGCCAATGCTACTAAATGTCGATAGAAACACCCAAGCCTATGAAATCCGCAAAAGTGGCGCGGTGGATAACTACTATACCTTCCTTTTCCAAAACACCGATATAGAGCCACACGATTTTTACTTCGAGGTGGTGGGGAATGATGATATAAGGATTTTAGAGCCTAGCGAACCTGTGAGGGTAGAGCCAAATGGCAAGGTAAAGAAAGCTGTGGCTTTGCGCGTGCAAAATCCGCTAGATAGCGCACTAGAGTCAAAAGATTTGCGCGAAAAACTCATCATACGAGCTTATGCGGTGGATAATGATGAAATCTCTGTGGAGAGAGAGAGCTTTTTTGTCTATCCTAGCAAAAAGCGACTAGAAGCGAAAGCTAGGAGATAG
- a CDS encoding endonuclease — protein MANKDLDKILARLAIYALLCCLLSASAFAKARNFANAKATLKQIYLDLGQGAWEDFYCQAPFIPKDNRLEILPSQKYTPRISSKKVQYIEWEHIMPAHRFGGELKCWQDNQNKNNKNLPKNAKSAKTSNSAKTTKSAQSSRKSCQKDALFRQMEGDLRNLVPAIDEINRDRRDFEYAIPPSELEFSQYGACRVYSDFAEAKFYPAEYSRGWIARTYLYMSKKYGIKLTDDEEYIMHLWDKQYPPSKRERAIREAIEHKQKWEETMQVLDEAKKLHRKSKNPRKKPYKNPRKLRNVFR, from the coding sequence GTGGCAAATAAGGATTTGGATAAAATCTTGGCTAGACTTGCTATATACGCGCTTTTGTGCTGTTTGCTTAGTGCTAGCGCGTTTGCAAAAGCGCGAAACTTCGCCAATGCAAAAGCTACGCTAAAGCAGATATATCTAGACTTAGGGCAGGGGGCTTGGGAGGATTTTTATTGTCAAGCACCATTTATCCCCAAAGACAATCGCCTAGAAATCCTGCCAAGTCAAAAATACACACCTAGAATCTCATCTAAAAAAGTGCAATATATCGAGTGGGAGCATATAATGCCCGCACATCGCTTCGGTGGCGAGCTAAAATGCTGGCAGGATAACCAAAACAAAAATAACAAAAACTTGCCCAAAAATGCAAAATCTGCGAAAACTTCAAATTCTGCAAAAACCACAAAATCCGCTCAAAGCTCGCGAAAGTCCTGCCAAAAAGACGCATTGTTTCGGCAAATGGAGGGGGATTTGCGCAATCTTGTGCCTGCTATTGATGAGATAAATCGCGACAGACGCGACTTTGAGTATGCTATCCCTCCAAGCGAGCTAGAATTTAGCCAATATGGTGCGTGCAGAGTGTATAGCGATTTTGCAGAGGCGAAGTTTTATCCTGCAGAATATTCGCGCGGGTGGATAGCACGGACATATCTATATATGAGCAAAAAATACGGCATAAAGCTAACAGATGATGAGGAATACATTATGCACTTGTGGGATAAGCAATATCCGCCTAGCAAGCGCGAGAGAGCGATAAGGGAAGCGATAGAGCACAAGCAAAAATGGGAGGAAACAATGCAAGTGCTAGATGAAGCCAAAAAACTACATAGAAAATCCAAAAATCCGCGCAAAAAGCCATACAAAAATCCACGCAAGCTAAGAAATGTGTTTAGATAA